From one Humulus lupulus chromosome 8, drHumLupu1.1, whole genome shotgun sequence genomic stretch:
- the LOC133794889 gene encoding uncharacterized protein LOC133794889 → MIQLLFTVVLSEMAMIILMSFKTPLRKLVIMGLDRVKRGRGPIMVKTVAATVFVLVASSVYSMIKIQKRWIDEGASNPTDQVLMSKYLLEATLMVSALFLVLMIDRVHHYIRELRIRRKTMEAVKKQNQGFEDAKASGFDEIKAKEEEMVTLREKLKELESDIETKKKDVHAAEANAVALRKQSEGFLLEYDRLLEENQNLRNRLRALDQSLSRSGSKKNT, encoded by the exons atgattcagCTACTATTCACGGTGGTGTTGTCGGAGATGGCGATGATAATTTTGATGTCGTTCAAAACCCCTTTGCGGAAGCTTGTAATCATGGGCTTAGATCGGGTGAAGCGTGGCCGTGGGCCTATAATGGTGAAGACCGTTGCGGCGACGGTCTTTGTTTTGGTCGCTTCGAGCGTCTACAGCATGATTAAGATCCAGAAGCGTTGGATCGACGAAGGTGCCTCTAATCCCACCGATCAGGTCCTCATGTCTAAATACCTTCTTGAAGCCACTCTCATGG TGTCCGCACTCTTCCTTGTTCTCATGATAGATAGAGTACACCACTACATTAGAGAACTTCGCATACGAAGAAAGACTATGGAGGCTGTTAAGAAACAGAACCAAGGATTTGAGGATGCCAAAGCTAGTGGTTTTGACGAGatcaaagccaaggaggaagAGATGGTGACCCTGCGGGAAAAGCTCAAGGAGCTAGAATCTGATATTGAGACGAAGAAAAAGGATGTACATGCTGCAGAAGCTAATGCAGTTGCTTTAAGGAAACAATCAGAAGGGTTCCTTCTCGAGTATGATCGTTTACTGGAAGAAAACCAAAATTTACGCAACCGTTTACGAGCTTTGGATCAAAGCTTGTCACGTTCGGGTAGCAAGAAAAATACTTGA